The Terriglobia bacterium nucleotide sequence CGCGTCCGCCTGGTTCGCGGCCGTGGCCACCACGCTGTGGATCATCTTCGTCTTGCTGTCTACGCCCACGTGCGCCTTCATCCCGAAATACCACTGCCCGCCCTTCTTGGTCTGCTTCATCTCCGGATCGCGTTGCTGCAACTGATTCTTCGTCGAGCTGGGCGCATGAATGATGGTCGCGTCCACGATCGTGCCCTTCGTGATCCGCACCCCCTTACTTTGCAAATGCAGGTTCACCGCCTCCAGCATCTCCCCGCCCAACCCGTGCGCTTCCAAAAGATGGCGGAACTTGCACACCGTGGTCTCGTCCGGCGCCGGCTCCCGCCCCAGGTCAATGCCCACGAAATCGCGCATCACCATCGAGTCGTACAGCGCTTCTTCCACCGCCGGGTCCGATAAGTTGAACCACTGCTGCAGAAAATAAATCCGCAGCATCCGCTCCACCCCCACCGGCGGCCGTCCACCGCCCGCCTTGGGGTAATGCGGTTCGAGCAGCGCACCCAGCTTCGCCCACGGCACCACCTGCTCCATCTCCTCCAGAAACTGCGCCCGTCGCGTCTTCTTCGTGTACCGCTCAAAGCCCGTCATCATCGCCAGTGTCCTCTGTTGGTGGTGAGAGTTCATCTGGCTGCACTTTAACTACAATGCCTGTGGAAAGTGGAGAGCTTAATCAGAGTCTCCTTAGCTCTTAGCTGCTGAAGGGTAGCGTAAGCCGCAAACAAATACTTAACCACGGATTTACACGGATGAACACGGATAAGAGAAATCCATCCGTGTGAACCCATGGTTCTGAACACAGCTCTTATCTTGTCCCGGTTTGGCTAAAAGCTAAGAGCTAACAGCTAAGAGCTTACCTTGGTTCGATTCTAGTCCGGCACACCCGCCAATTTCGCGGCCAAACCGGCGATTTCGCCGGCGGCATCGGGATGGGCGAGCCGATGCGCTGCCGCACCCATCGCTCGCAGGTGCGCGGGATCGTTGAGCAGTTGCGCCGCCGTGTCGGCCAGCCTTTGCGGCGTAAGTTCCGATTCCGGGATGAGTATGGCCGCGTTTTTCGTCGAGAGCGCCTCGGCGTTACGGCGCTGGTGATCGTCGGCGGCGCGCGGGAAGGGCACGAAAATGGCCGGCTTCCCTGCCGCCGCGATCTCGGCGACGGTGCTGGCGCCGGAACGGCAAATCACCAGGTCGGCGCGCGCGAAGGCGCCGGGCATGTCGTGAATGAACGGAGAAACCTCGGCGGGAATTCCGGCACTCAGGTAATCGGCCTGCGCCTCGTTGTAATCGCGCTCGCCGGTCTGATGAATGACGCGCAGGCCCGGCACGCGCTCGATGAGCGTGGGCAGCGCCTCGATGAGCGCGCGATTGAGGGCGTGCGCGCCCTGGCTGCCGCCGAACAATAACAGCGTCGGATCTGCGCCGGGCGGGCGCGGCGGAATCTCGAAAAAAGCGTGGCGCACCGGAACGCCGGTCACAACCGAGCGGCGAAACCAGTGGCGGGTCTCGGGAAACTGCACCGCCGCTACCGCGATCATGGGAGCGACCACGCGGTTGGCGAAGCCGGGAACGAAGTTAGGTTCGAACGCCACCGCCGGCACGCTGCTGAGCGCGGCGGCTAGCATCGCCGGGCCGGAGGCGTACCCACCGACGCCGATGACGACGTCGGGATGGAACTCGCGCAGGATTTGCGACGCGGCGAAAATGGCGCGCGGCAGGGCGAACAAGGTCTTCAGGCGCGTAATGGCGCTGACGTTCTTGAGCTGGCCGACGTCAATCAGCTTCAGCGGAAAGCCGGCGGCGGGGACGAGGCGGGTTTCGATGCCGCGCGCGGTGCCGACGAAAATGATCTCCGCGCCGAACTTGTCATGCAGTTCCCGGGCGATGGCCAGCGCGGGAATGACGTGTCCGCCGGTTCCGCCGCCTGCCAGGAGTGCGCGCATGGAGTCAGATTACATCATCGGCATCTCGCCACAGAGGGCACAGAGGTACCGAAGCCGAAAGTCATTTCCGATTGCCGATTGTCGATTGCCGATTTGTGAAAGTCAGTCTTGCTCAGGAGAACAGTAGTGATGCAAGCGGAAACCTAGATCCCTCGCTGCACTCGGGATGACATCCCCTACAGTGTGGGCACTGGCAGAGGTTGCGGTTCAGTCCGTGTGTTGGGTGATGTTGAGCAGCACGCCGACGCTGGCGAGGGTGATGAACAGCGACGATCCGCCGTAGGAGATGAAGGGCAGCGGGATGCCTTTGGTGGGGGCCAGGCCGAGGACCACGCTGATGTTGAACAGCGCCTGCACCCCGACCATGGCGCCGATGCCGGTGGCGAGGTAGCGCGCAAAGACGTCGTCGGTGATAACCGCGGCACGGATGGCGCGATAGAGAAAAATGGCGAACAGCGCGACCACCACGGTCGCACCCAGCAAACCAAGCTCCTCGGCGGTGACGGCAAAGATGAAGTCGGTGTGGGGCTCGGGCAGGTAGAACAACTTCTGCTTGCCTTCCATCAGGCCGAGGCCGGTGAGGCCGCCGGTGCCGACGGCGATCAGCGACTGAATGATGTGGAAGCCGCGTCCCTGCGGGTCGGAGTACGGGTCGAGAAAGGCCAGAATGCGCTGGTAACGCCAGGGAACGCGCACGATGAAGACATAAAAGAAGAGCGGCAGGGGCGCGAGCGCGTAGGCGTAATACTTCAGGTTCATGCCGGCGACGAACAGGATGACGGCGCTGATAGCGGCGCAGGCGAGCGCGGTGCCAAGGTCGGGCTGAACCAGGATGAGCGCCGACATCACCACCGCGGGCGCAATGGCCGGCATGAGGGTGCCGCGCCAATCGTCCATGGACTTGGTACGCGTTTCGAGGAAATACGCGAGAAAGAGGATGAGCGTGGGCTTGGCGAGTTCGGAAGGCTGGAAGGAAAGCGGGCCGAGCTTGATCCAGCGATGCGTGTTGTGCGTCCGGTCAAGGAAGAAAACCGAGATCAGCAGCAAGGTGGTCACGGCCATCAGCGAGAAGACAACCGCCGGATGCTTGTAGCGGCGGTAGTCGAGGCGCATGGCGCCCAACATTGCCGCGAGCCCGGCCAATGCCCAACCGAACTGGCGCACCACGAAGTGATAGGGGGAGCCGAACTTGTCCTTGGCAATCACCGCCGAGGCGCTGAACACCATGACGAGGCCGATGAAAACCAGGATCAGCGTGACGGTGAAGAGAGTTTTGTCGACGCTGACGCGTTTGGCCATGGGGAGCTTTTAGCTATTAGCTCTTAGCTTTTAGCTTGTGTATCGCTCGGATCAGATCAGTTGTAACACTCACGGTAACGGGTCTGGGGTAACTCGGCGGGTACGCGACAGTGTGGATATCAAACGGCAGAAGCTAAGAGCTAAAAGCTAATAGCTAAGAGCTGATCGCTTGCTTTTTCTCCGCCAGGGCGTGGACCAGGTCCTTGAAAGCGCGGCCGCGGTGTTCGTAGCTTTGGAACTGGTCAAAGCTGGCGCAGGCCGGGGCGAGCAGGACGATGTCGCCGGGAGTGGCGGCCTCAAAGGCGCGGCGGACAGCGACATCAAGCGTTTCGGCGTGGACGATTTCGGCGGCGCCGGCGATTTCTTTTTCGATCTTGGCAGCGGCGGCGCCGATGGTGTAGACGCGTTTGACCCGCTCCTGCAGCAGCGGATTGAGCACGGTGTAGGGTGAGCCCTTGTCCTTGCCGCCAAGAATGATGTGGATATTGCGGGGAAACGATTCCAGCGCCTTGATGGTGGCGTCCACGTTGGTGGCCTTGGAATCGTTGTAGAACTGCACGCCATTGATGGTGGTGACGAACTCGAGGCGGTGCTCGACCGCCTTGAAATCCTTGACGGCGGCGCGGATGCGGTGCGGCTCGCAGGGAACGATCATGCCGATACAGACCGCCGCCAGTACGTTTTCCAGGTTGTGCGCGCCCTGGAGCGAAATCTCGGCGGCC carries:
- the ftsW gene encoding putative lipid II flippase FtsW; the encoded protein is MAKRVSVDKTLFTVTLILVFIGLVMVFSASAVIAKDKFGSPYHFVVRQFGWALAGLAAMLGAMRLDYRRYKHPAVVFSLMAVTTLLLISVFFLDRTHNTHRWIKLGPLSFQPSELAKPTLILFLAYFLETRTKSMDDWRGTLMPAIAPAVVMSALILVQPDLGTALACAAISAVILFVAGMNLKYYAYALAPLPLFFYVFIVRVPWRYQRILAFLDPYSDPQGRGFHIIQSLIAVGTGGLTGLGLMEGKQKLFYLPEPHTDFIFAVTAEELGLLGATVVVALFAIFLYRAIRAAVITDDVFARYLATGIGAMVGVQALFNISVVLGLAPTKGIPLPFISYGGSSLFITLASVGVLLNITQHTD
- a CDS encoding IS5 family transposase, encoding MNSHHQQRTLAMMTGFERYTKKTRRAQFLEEMEQVVPWAKLGALLEPHYPKAGGGRPPVGVERMLRIYFLQQWFNLSDPAVEEALYDSMVMRDFVGIDLGREPAPDETTVCKFRHLLEAHGLGGEMLEAVNLHLQSKGVRITKGTIVDATIIHAPSSTKNQLQQRDPEMKQTKKGGQWYFGMKAHVGVDSKTKMIHSVVATAANQADA
- the murG gene encoding undecaprenyldiphospho-muramoylpentapeptide beta-N-acetylglucosaminyltransferase, with the translated sequence MRALLAGGGTGGHVIPALAIARELHDKFGAEIIFVGTARGIETRLVPAAGFPLKLIDVGQLKNVSAITRLKTLFALPRAIFAASQILREFHPDVVIGVGGYASGPAMLAAALSSVPAVAFEPNFVPGFANRVVAPMIAVAAVQFPETRHWFRRSVVTGVPVRHAFFEIPPRPPGADPTLLLFGGSQGAHALNRALIEALPTLIERVPGLRVIHQTGERDYNEAQADYLSAGIPAEVSPFIHDMPGAFARADLVICRSGASTVAEIAAAGKPAIFVPFPRAADDHQRRNAEALSTKNAAILIPESELTPQRLADTAAQLLNDPAHLRAMGAAAHRLAHPDAAGEIAGLAAKLAGVPD